In Macadamia integrifolia cultivar HAES 741 chromosome 5, SCU_Mint_v3, whole genome shotgun sequence, a single window of DNA contains:
- the LOC122079127 gene encoding aspartyl protease family protein At5g10770-like, producing the protein MKMSTSTTLFILFFMMISSSYSVNFSATRSGSLHFNLPEVKIPILCKTLLEIPFYIVELGFGTPKQYFDLLFDTGSYLTWIQCKPCEVRCFNQKRPVFDPSLSFSYAAIPCHSIDCSLVKSVTYPKLPCSITCKYFMDYHSDVSSMGDFAREVLHLSPNNVIPGFIFGCGQNNSGSPEIFDGILGIQNNMLSLVDQASSMYGRVFSFCLPSEPTSKGFLMLGGSRVLSQFRYTPLVRLSNSERGYNINLVGVGTVDQNVSVPHFPVLIDTGSRLSLLPSSVYVPLRSAVRKALSKYTPIAKDPENPFDTCYETRSLKEGGIPPVDITLQFEGGVDLKLPQSRVLQDLSLATCIPIVELKNGKSGILGGIQLQTLEVLIDVANSRMGFAEKKCG; encoded by the exons ATGAAGATGTCTACCAGTACCACCCTGTTCATTCTATTCTTCATGATGATCTCCTCAAGTTATTCTGTTAACTTTTCAGCCACAAGATCAG GTTCTCTTCACTTCAACCTTCCGGAGGTGAAGATACCCATATTGTGCAAAACTCTGTTGGAAATTCCCTTTTATATAGTAGAACTTGGATTTGGTACACCGAAACAATATTTTGACCTCCTCTTTGACACCGGAAGTTACCTCACATGGATACAATGCAAACCATGTGAAGTTAGATGCTTCAACCAAAAACGTCCAGTTTTTGACCCATCTCTATCTTTTTCCTATGCTGCCATACCATGCCATTCCATAGACTGCTCACTAGTCAAATCTGTAACCTACCCTAAGTTGCCATGCTCCATCACATGCAAATACTTCATGGACTACCATAGCGATGTTTCATCCATGGGTGATTTCGCAAGAGAAGTTTTGCATCTGTCACCGAACAATGTCATACCGGGCTTCATCTTTGGATGTGGTCAGAACAACAGTGGTTCTCCTGAGATATTTGATGGAATTCTTGGGATTCAAAATAATATGCTGTCATTAGTGGACCAAGCTAGCTCAATGTATGGTAGGGTGTTCTCCTTTTGTTTGCCTTCTGAGCCAACCTCCAAGGGGTTTCTGATGCTTGGCGGCAGTAGAGTACTTTCACAATTCAGATACACACCCCTTGTGCGTTTGTCCAATAGCGAAAGAGGCTACAACATAAACTTAGTTGGGGTAGGTACTGTTGATCAGAATGTGAGTGTCCCTCACTTTCCAGTCTTAATTGACACTGGATCAAGGCTCAGTCTTCTCCCAAGTTCGGTATATGTGCCCCTCCGTTCTGCAGTCAGGAAGGCCTTGTCCAAGTATACTCCAATAGCTAAGGACCCTGAGAACCCCTTTGATACCTGCTATGAGACAAGGAGTCTTAAGGAGGGTGGGATCCCACCAGTTGATATTACCCTTCAATTTGAAGGGGGCGTAGACTTGAAATTGCCTCAATCTAGAGTTCTTCAGGACCTCTCTCTTGCTACTTGCATACCCATTGTTGAACTTAAGAATGGTAAGTCAGGAATTCTTGGAGGTATTCAACTTCAGACACTGGAAGTGTTGATTGATGTTGCGAACAGTAGAATGGGATTTGCGGAAAAAAAATGTGGCTGA